Proteins from a single region of Carassius carassius chromosome 37, fCarCar2.1, whole genome shotgun sequence:
- the LOC132117680 gene encoding secreted frizzled-related protein 5, which yields MMLTASALLLLLLVPGISAVPTGLWEHQGSSRCVPIPSNMALCQGLGYNSMRMPNLLGHESPAEAVQQSSSWLPLLARECHPHARIFLCSLFAPVCLERIISPCRSLCVSVRDSCAPIMNCYGYPWPRILQCDQFPKDHLMCISSVVHMQNGTSNDGRVVPRASCTDCELEEATSSKDLLDLFCKSDFVVKVRLSKLNSSSTVLTMFSLGSRLEVLKHGPLLGGEMRSRLTLWLERDATCVGNLTRNHPDGGTFLLTGTVTGKRLLVTKAFSWGKRQRHLNQAARKWKSHRCRG from the exons ATGATGCTGACAGCGTCTGCTCTACTGCTGCTCCTGCTTGTTCCTGGCATCAGTGCCGTGCCCACTGGACTCTGGGAACACCAGGGATCCTCTCGTTGTGTGCCCATCCCAAGCAACATGGCCCTGTGCCAGGGTCTGGGCTACAACAGCATGCGGATGCCCAACTTGCTGGGACATGAGTCTCCAGCTGAAGCGGTGCAACAGAGCAGCAGCTGGCTGCCGCTCCTCGCCCGAGAGTGCCACCCACACGCCCGAATCTTCCTGTGCTCGCTCTTCGCCCCTGTGTGCCTTGAGAG GATCATTTCTCCAtgcaggagtctgtgtgtgtcggTACGGGACAGCTGCGCCCCCATCATGAACTGCTACGGTTACCCCTGGCCTAGAATACTACAGTGTGACCAGTTTCCCAAAGATCACCTGATGTGCATTTCCTCAGTTGTGCATATGCAAAACGGCACCAGCAATGACGGCCGAG TGGTGCCGCGTGCAAGCTGCACAGACTGTGAGCTGGAGGAGGCCACGTCCTCCAAAGACCTGCTCGACCTCTTCTGCAAAAGTGACTTTG tGGTGAAAGTGCGTCTATCCAAGCTGAACTCCAGTAGCACTGTCCTGACGATGTTCTCCCTGGGCTCTCGGCTGGAGGTCCTAAAGCACGGCCCGCTGCTGGGAGGAGAAATGAGGAGCCGTCTGACGCTGTGGCTGGAGCGGGATGCCACCTGCGTGGGCAACCTTACCCGCAACCACCCCGACGGGGGGACCTTTCTGCTGACAGGCACCGTGACGGGCAAGAGACTGCTGGTCACGAAGGCGTTCAGCTGGGGGAAACGCCAGCGGCACCTCAACCAAGCAGCACGCAAGTGGAAAAGCCACCGGTGCAGAGGGTAG